In Cervus elaphus chromosome 5, mCerEla1.1, whole genome shotgun sequence, the following proteins share a genomic window:
- the KRT19 gene encoding keratin, type I cytoskeletal 19, with protein sequence MTSYSYRQSSSTSSFGGMGGGSVRFGSGGAFRAPSIHGGSGGRGVSVSSARFVSSSSGGYGGGYAGALATSDGLLAGNEKLTMQNLNDRLASYLEKVRALEEANGDLEMKIRDWYQKQGPGPARDYSHYFKTIEDLRDQILGATIENSKIVLQIDNARLAADDFRTKFETEQALRMSVEADINGLRRVLDELTLARTDLEMQIEGLKEELAYLKKNHEEEISALKGQVGGQVSVEVDSAPGIDLAKILSDMRSQYEVMAEKNRKDAEAWFTSQTEELNREVAGHTEQLQISKTEVTDLRRTLQGLEIELQSQLSMKAALEGTLAETEARFGAQLAQIQALISGIEAQLSDVRADTERQNQEYQHLMDIKTRLEQEIATYRNLLEGQDAYYNDLSLAKAL encoded by the exons ATGACTTCCTACAGCTATCGCCAGTCGTCGTCCACCTCGTCCTTCGGGGGTATGGGCGGCGGCTCCGTGCGCTTCGGGTCGGGAGGCGCCTTCCGCGCGCCCAGCATCCATGGGGGCTCAGGTGGCCGCGGCGTGTCGGTGTCCTCCGCCCGCTTCGTGTCCTCGTCCTCCGGGGGCTACGGCGGCGGCTATGCGGGCGCCCTGGCCACCTCCGACGGACTGCTGGCGGGCAACGAGAAGCTCACCATGCAGAACCTCAACGACCGCCTGGCCTCCTACCTGGAGAAGGTGCGCGCCCTGGAGGAGGCCAACGGCGACCTGGAGATGAAAATCCGCGACTGGTACCAAAAGCAGGGGCCCGGGCCCGCCCGCGACTACAGCCACTACTTCAAAACCATCGAGGACCTGCGGGACCAG ATTCTCGGTGCCACCATTGAGAACTCCAAGATAGTCCTGCAGATCGACAATGCCCGTCTGGCTGCAGATGACTTCCGTACCAA GTTTGAGACAGAGCAAGCTTTGCGCATGAGCGTGGAGGCCGACATCAATGGCCTGCGCCGGGTGCTGGATGAGCTGACCCTGGCCAGGACTGACCTGGAGATGCAGATTGAAGGCCTGAAGGAGGAGCTGGCCTACCTGAAGAAGAACCACGAGGAG GAAATCAGTGCGCTGAAGGGCCAGGTGGGTGGCCAGGTCAGTGTGGAGGTGGATTCTGCTCCAGGCATCGACCTAGCCAAGATCCTGAGTGACATGAGAAGCCAATATGAGGTCATGGCTGAGAAGAACCGGAAGGATGCTGAGGCCTGGTTCACCAGCCAG ACCGAGGAGCTGAACAGGGAGGTCGCTGGCCACACGGAGCAGCTGCAGATCAGCAAGACGGAGGTCACTGACCTGCGGCGCACCCTCCAGGGTCTGGAGATTGAGCTGCAGTCTCAGCTCAGCATG AAAGCCGCCCTGGAAGGCACGCTGGCGGAAACGGAGGCTCGCTTTGGAGCCCAGCTGGCGCAGATCCAGGCGCTGATCAGTGGTATTGAAGCCCAGCTGAGTGACGTGCGAGCTGACACGGAGCGGCAGAACCAGGAGTATCAACACCTCATGGACATCAAGACCCGGCTGGAGCAGGAGATTGCCACCTACCGAAACCTGCTGGAGGGCCAGGACGCCTACTACAACGACCTGTCCCTCGCGAAGGCCCTCTGA